A portion of the Actomonas aquatica genome contains these proteins:
- a CDS encoding copper-translocating P-type ATPase, with protein sequence MTDHEIVYMGMPHERVLRPRFYLAVALTLPILLIAMGPMLVPAWSHGFPGLSHTANGWLQAVLTTPVFFWSGRFFIRRWWYSIRERDTNMFTLTVTGTGVAYFYSLVALIWGDHFPAALLTDHGAPLYFEATAFITTTVLLGQIMEQRAHARTESAIQSLMDLTPPTAHRLDADGNETDVPLKDVQVGDRLRIRPGENVPVDGEVTDGRSELDEAMLTGEPEPVLKESGDTVSAGTVNTSGTLVITARQVGEDTLLAKIIKLVEEAADSDPPIARLADRVSDFFVPTVGAIALVSFLSWTIFGGDQGWLWGLLNAVAVLVIACPCALGLATPVSIVTGIGRGAQAGVLVKDATALERLAHATTLLVDKTGTLTEGRPRVVAVTVAGGGDPGPGSPSPATEESILALAAAVETHSEHPLARAIVDAAKERKLTIPDSTDFASEPGQGASATIDGHTITVGRAAADAKVDSHPHASLVAVRRGDEELGLIALEDKIKASTPAALKALHHRGIKVVMVTGDRQASAQRIADELGLDAVHAEVTPERKQELVNAAKAEATHGATIVFAGDGINDAPALAAADVGVAMGTGTDVAMNSAGLVLVRGDLAALAAAVTLARATLRNIKQNLFFAFFYNSLGLPLAAGLFYPFTGWLLHPMFAGVAMSLSSISVVSNALRLRRVKLD encoded by the coding sequence ATGACTGATCACGAAATCGTCTACATGGGCATGCCGCACGAACGCGTGCTGCGGCCGCGCTTCTACCTCGCGGTGGCCCTCACTCTGCCGATCCTGCTCATCGCGATGGGCCCGATGCTGGTGCCGGCGTGGTCGCACGGTTTCCCCGGTCTGTCCCACACCGCCAACGGCTGGCTGCAGGCGGTGCTCACCACCCCGGTCTTTTTCTGGAGCGGCCGCTTCTTCATCCGGCGCTGGTGGTATTCGATCCGTGAACGCGACACCAACATGTTCACGCTCACCGTCACCGGCACTGGCGTGGCTTACTTCTACAGCCTCGTCGCGCTCATCTGGGGTGACCACTTCCCCGCCGCCCTGCTCACCGATCACGGCGCTCCGCTCTACTTCGAAGCCACCGCCTTCATCACCACCACCGTGTTGCTCGGCCAGATCATGGAGCAACGCGCCCACGCCCGCACCGAGTCCGCTATCCAAAGCCTGATGGACCTCACGCCGCCCACCGCGCACCGACTCGATGCGGATGGCAACGAAACCGACGTTCCGCTCAAAGACGTGCAGGTCGGTGACCGCCTACGCATCCGCCCTGGCGAAAACGTGCCCGTCGATGGCGAGGTGACCGACGGCCGCAGCGAACTCGACGAAGCCATGCTCACCGGCGAACCCGAGCCCGTGCTCAAGGAATCCGGCGACACTGTGAGCGCCGGCACCGTCAACACCTCAGGCACGCTCGTCATCACCGCCCGCCAGGTCGGCGAAGACACCCTGCTGGCCAAGATCATCAAACTCGTCGAAGAGGCCGCCGACAGCGATCCGCCCATCGCCCGCCTCGCCGACCGCGTGTCCGACTTTTTTGTGCCCACCGTCGGTGCCATCGCGCTCGTGTCGTTCCTCAGCTGGACGATCTTCGGCGGTGACCAAGGTTGGCTCTGGGGTCTGCTCAACGCCGTCGCGGTGCTGGTCATCGCCTGCCCCTGTGCCCTCGGTCTGGCCACGCCCGTGTCCATCGTCACCGGCATCGGTCGCGGCGCCCAGGCCGGTGTGCTCGTCAAAGACGCCACCGCTCTCGAACGCCTCGCCCACGCCACCACCCTGCTGGTCGACAAAACCGGCACCCTCACCGAAGGCCGGCCCCGCGTCGTCGCGGTAACAGTAGCCGGGGGCGGTGACCCCGGCCCGGGCTCACCGAGCCCGGCTACAGAGGAGAGTATCCTTGCCCTCGCCGCCGCCGTCGAGACGCACAGCGAACACCCGCTCGCCCGCGCCATCGTCGACGCCGCCAAGGAGCGCAAACTGACAATCCCCGACTCCACCGATTTCGCCAGCGAACCCGGCCAAGGCGCCTCCGCCACCATCGATGGCCACACCATCACTGTCGGTCGCGCCGCCGCCGACGCCAAGGTCGACTCTCATCCCCACGCCTCACTGGTCGCGGTGCGCCGCGGCGACGAGGAGCTCGGCCTGATCGCGCTCGAAGACAAAATCAAAGCCAGCACCCCCGCCGCGCTCAAAGCCCTGCACCACCGCGGCATCAAAGTCGTCATGGTCACCGGCGACCGTCAGGCGTCCGCCCAACGCATTGCCGACGAACTGGGTCTCGACGCCGTGCACGCCGAAGTCACGCCCGAGCGCAAACAGGAGCTGGTCAACGCCGCCAAAGCTGAAGCCACCCACGGCGCCACCATCGTCTTCGCCGGCGACGGCATCAACGACGCGCCCGCCCTCGCCGCCGCCGATGTCGGCGTCGCCATGGGCACCGGCACCGATGTGGCCATGAACAGCGCCGGCCTTGTCCTGGTGCGCGGTGACCTGGCCGCCCTAGCCGCGGCGGTCACGCTCGCCCGCGCCACCCTGCGCAACATCAAGCAGAACCTCTTCTTCGCCTTCTTCTACAACAGCCTCGGCCTGCCCCTCGCCGCCGGTCTCTTCTACCCCTTCACCGGCTGGCTGCTGCACCCCATGTTCGCCGGCGTGGCGATGAGCCTAAGCTCCATCAGCGTCGTTTCCAACGCCCTGCGCCTGCGACGGGTAAAGTTGGACTGA
- a CDS encoding efflux RND transporter permease subunit, which translates to MINRLVHWSLHNRFVVLCVFLVLCGWGVVALQRVPVDAIPDLSENQVIVYADWPGRSPQEVEDQITYPLSVELQGLSGVKTVRASSMFGFSFLTVIFDEKTDNAFARTRVLERLNAIGADRLPAGVTARLGPDATGLGWVYQYYLQDESGHEDLGSLRTVQDTFVRYQLAAVPGVAEVASIGGFVQQYEIEVSATKLRQYDATLGQVLDAVAASNRNVGGKTIEENGAEFVVRGVGLIEDVTDLELIAVQARDGTPLLLRDLAEIRIGGAFRRGALDVDGREVVGGIVVMRYGENAYQVIQDVKARIAAISPGLPEGVSIESFYDRSALIERAIDTLKGALTEEIILVTLAHVLFLFHFRSILIVTLPLPASILISFILMERFGIPSHIMSLTGIAISIGVLVDAGIVMTENVIRHCEREQEKSHGATLTPERVFQLTLTAAQQVARPICFSMGIIILAFVPVFLLGGQAGKLFHPLAFTKTFALIGATLLAITAVPVFCTLLVRGHFRSEDNNVLMRALLRGYDPLLRAALRHRGLVLTAAALLLLGTALFAFGLPRALNERLPAAVARHTQGFGREFMPPLEEGDLLFMPVLLPATSLSEVKRIMSWQDEVMSQHPEVVRVAGKLGRADTATDPAPVEMIETTITLKPKDQWRPGVTKQQIVDELSGLLTQVPGYVPGFLMPIENRILMTSTGIRAQVGVKLFGDDLDALQRKAFEIEKVIKTIPGAAGVAPSRIQGKPYLEIRIRRADMARYGLRAEDVLRLAETGIGGTTSTSTLKGRERWPIQVRLDTADRGDIEALGDIPLATPSGAIIRLQQVADIERVLGPSAIASENGRLRVFVQANVQDRDLGSFVDEVKRRVESEVTLDPGMTLDFAGEYENQLRARQTLQLMVPAVIAIIFVLLVMTFRSAKEAAHVILAVPFALTGGFLLQGALGYPFSVAVWVGYIALFGTAIQTGVVMVVYLQESVDQARAERGRALTASELREAVIAGARLRLRPKVMTVATTVASLTPLFWLDRSGVEVMRPIAAPVVGGMISSLLHILIVTPVIFLWLHQRKTNQS; encoded by the coding sequence ATGATCAACCGGCTCGTTCATTGGTCCCTGCACAACCGCTTCGTCGTGTTGTGCGTTTTCCTCGTCCTCTGCGGCTGGGGTGTGGTCGCGCTGCAGCGCGTGCCGGTCGACGCGATTCCCGATCTGTCGGAGAATCAGGTCATCGTCTACGCCGACTGGCCCGGTCGCTCGCCGCAGGAGGTCGAGGACCAGATCACCTATCCGCTGTCGGTGGAGTTGCAGGGTCTGTCCGGCGTCAAAACCGTGCGCGCCTCGTCGATGTTTGGGTTCTCGTTTCTCACCGTCATTTTCGACGAGAAAACGGACAACGCCTTCGCCCGCACGCGCGTGCTGGAACGCCTCAACGCCATCGGGGCCGATCGCCTGCCCGCCGGAGTCACCGCCCGCCTCGGACCCGACGCCACCGGCCTCGGCTGGGTTTACCAATACTACCTGCAGGACGAATCGGGTCATGAAGATCTCGGCTCGCTGCGCACGGTGCAGGACACCTTTGTGCGCTACCAGCTCGCTGCGGTCCCCGGGGTGGCCGAGGTCGCGTCCATCGGCGGCTTCGTGCAGCAATACGAGATCGAGGTTTCCGCGACAAAGCTCCGTCAATACGACGCCACCCTCGGTCAGGTGCTCGACGCCGTCGCCGCCAGTAACCGCAACGTCGGCGGCAAAACCATCGAGGAAAACGGGGCCGAGTTTGTGGTGCGCGGTGTCGGACTCATCGAGGACGTGACCGATCTTGAGCTCATCGCCGTGCAGGCCCGCGACGGCACGCCGCTGCTACTGCGCGACCTCGCCGAAATTCGCATCGGCGGCGCCTTTCGCCGCGGCGCCCTCGATGTAGATGGCCGCGAGGTGGTGGGCGGCATCGTGGTGATGCGCTACGGCGAGAACGCGTATCAGGTAATCCAGGACGTGAAGGCGCGTATCGCCGCCATTTCGCCGGGCCTGCCCGAGGGCGTGAGCATTGAGTCGTTTTACGACCGCAGCGCGCTCATCGAACGGGCCATCGACACCCTCAAGGGCGCGCTCACCGAAGAGATCATCCTCGTGACCCTCGCGCACGTGCTCTTCCTCTTCCACTTCCGCAGCATCCTCATCGTCACGCTGCCGCTGCCGGCCTCCATTCTCATCTCCTTTATCCTGATGGAACGCTTCGGCATTCCGTCGCACATCATGTCGCTCACCGGCATCGCCATTTCCATCGGCGTGCTGGTCGACGCCGGCATCGTGATGACCGAAAACGTCATCCGGCACTGCGAGCGCGAACAGGAGAAATCCCACGGCGCAACCCTCACGCCCGAACGGGTTTTCCAACTCACCCTCACCGCGGCGCAACAGGTGGCCCGACCGATCTGTTTTTCGATGGGCATCATCATCCTGGCCTTTGTGCCGGTGTTCCTGCTCGGCGGCCAAGCGGGCAAACTCTTCCACCCGCTCGCCTTCACCAAAACCTTTGCGCTCATCGGCGCGACCCTGCTCGCCATCACTGCTGTGCCGGTGTTCTGCACCCTGCTGGTGCGCGGCCATTTTCGCTCCGAGGACAACAACGTGCTCATGCGCGCCTTGCTCCGCGGTTACGATCCGCTGCTGCGCGCCGCGCTACGCCACCGGGGCCTCGTGCTGACTGCCGCCGCCCTGCTCCTGCTCGGCACCGCCCTCTTCGCCTTCGGCTTGCCGCGCGCACTCAACGAGCGCCTGCCCGCCGCAGTCGCCCGCCACACGCAGGGTTTTGGCCGCGAGTTTATGCCCCCCCTCGAGGAGGGCGACCTGCTGTTCATGCCCGTGCTCCTACCCGCCACTTCCCTGTCCGAGGTGAAACGTATCATGTCCTGGCAGGACGAGGTGATGAGCCAACATCCCGAGGTCGTGCGCGTCGCCGGCAAACTCGGTCGTGCCGACACCGCCACCGACCCGGCGCCGGTGGAGATGATCGAAACCACCATCACGCTTAAACCGAAGGACCAATGGCGTCCGGGCGTCACCAAGCAGCAGATCGTCGACGAACTCTCCGGCCTGCTCACTCAGGTCCCCGGCTACGTGCCCGGCTTCCTCATGCCGATCGAGAACCGCATTCTCATGACCAGCACCGGCATCCGCGCTCAGGTCGGCGTAAAACTCTTCGGCGACGATCTCGATGCGCTCCAACGCAAAGCCTTCGAGATCGAGAAAGTCATCAAAACCATTCCCGGCGCCGCCGGCGTCGCCCCGTCGCGCATCCAGGGCAAACCCTACCTCGAGATCCGTATCCGCCGCGCGGATATGGCCCGCTACGGGTTGCGCGCCGAAGACGTGTTGCGACTCGCCGAAACCGGCATCGGCGGCACTACTTCCACCTCGACCCTCAAAGGCCGCGAGCGCTGGCCGATCCAAGTGCGCCTCGACACCGCCGATCGCGGCGACATCGAAGCCCTCGGCGACATTCCGCTCGCCACGCCCAGCGGCGCGATCATCCGCCTGCAACAGGTGGCCGACATCGAGCGTGTTCTCGGCCCCAGCGCCATCGCCTCGGAGAACGGCCGGCTGCGCGTTTTTGTGCAGGCCAACGTGCAGGACCGCGACCTCGGTTCCTTCGTCGACGAAGTAAAACGCCGCGTTGAGTCCGAGGTCACACTCGACCCGGGCATGACCCTCGATTTCGCCGGCGAATACGAAAACCAACTCCGCGCCCGCCAAACCTTGCAACTCATGGTGCCCGCGGTGATCGCGATCATCTTTGTGCTCCTGGTGATGACCTTCCGCTCCGCCAAGGAAGCCGCCCACGTCATCCTCGCCGTGCCCTTCGCGCTCACCGGTGGTTTCCTACTGCAGGGTGCCCTCGGTTATCCATTCAGTGTCGCGGTTTGGGTCGGCTACATCGCGCTCTTCGGCACCGCCATTCAAACCGGCGTCGTGATGGTGGTTTACCTGCAGGAGTCCGTGGATCAGGCGCGCGCCGAACGCGGCCGGGCTCTCACCGCCAGCGAACTTCGTGAGGCGGTGATCGCGGGCGCGCGTTTGCGCCTGCGCCCCAAGGTCATGACTGTCGCCACCACCGTGGCCTCCCTCACGCCACTCTTCTGGCTCGACCGCAGCGGCGTCGAAGTCATGCGCCCCATCGCCGCCCCGGTGGTCGGCGGCATGATCTCCAGCCTGCTGCACATCCTCATCGTCACGCCGGTAATCTTCCTCTGGCTACACCAACGGAAAACCAACCAAAGCTGA
- a CDS encoding helix-turn-helix domain-containing protein: MLETSPFAPEPEHGARVVARLQESSLFLQYQADFEEATGLPLALRAVGITQPLLNNSTRANPFCILLAAHNPSCTACRELQLRFDRESVHEPLMLEGFAGIAEAAAPVRLGDEVIAHLETGQVLLHNPTEKRFLQVLRQAQELGLQVDPAKLKSAYFGTRVLRRKHFESIVRLMNIFAQHLGVVSNQIAVQEHEDEPPAVKRARAFVAEHLDEELNLSRIARASNMSEFYFCKVFKKATGMTFTHFLACQRVERVKQDLLNPHIRVSESAFAHGFQSLSQFNRVFRRIAGESPSSYRERVLRHSA; this comes from the coding sequence ATGTTAGAGACCTCGCCCTTCGCTCCGGAGCCGGAGCACGGTGCGCGGGTGGTTGCCCGGCTGCAGGAGTCGTCCCTCTTCCTCCAGTATCAAGCGGACTTCGAGGAAGCCACGGGGCTCCCACTCGCCCTGCGGGCCGTCGGTATCACGCAGCCCCTGCTCAACAACTCCACCCGGGCGAATCCCTTCTGCATCCTCCTCGCTGCGCACAATCCCTCGTGCACGGCCTGTCGCGAATTGCAGCTACGCTTTGACCGGGAATCGGTGCACGAACCGCTCATGCTGGAAGGGTTTGCCGGCATCGCCGAAGCGGCCGCGCCGGTGCGCCTCGGCGACGAAGTGATCGCCCATCTCGAAACCGGACAGGTGTTGCTGCACAACCCCACCGAGAAACGTTTTCTGCAGGTGCTGCGACAGGCCCAGGAACTCGGCCTGCAGGTGGATCCGGCAAAACTGAAGAGCGCCTACTTCGGCACCCGCGTGCTGCGGCGCAAGCACTTCGAATCGATCGTGCGCCTCATGAACATCTTCGCCCAGCACCTCGGCGTGGTGAGCAACCAGATCGCGGTGCAGGAACACGAAGATGAACCCCCGGCGGTGAAACGCGCCCGCGCCTTCGTGGCGGAGCATCTGGATGAGGAGCTGAACCTCTCCCGCATCGCCCGCGCCAGCAACATGAGCGAGTTCTACTTCTGCAAGGTTTTCAAAAAGGCGACCGGCATGACCTTCACGCACTTCCTCGCCTGTCAGCGTGTGGAACGAGTGAAGCAGGACCTGCTCAACCCGCACATCCGGGTGAGTGAATCGGCCTTCGCGCACGGTTTCCAATCCCTCTCGCAGTTCAACCGCGTCTTCCGCCGCATCGCCGGCGAATCTCCCTCCAGCTACCGCGAACGTGTCCTCCGCCACTCGGCATAA
- the chrA gene encoding chromate efflux transporter: MADRRVTLPELFWCFLKLGCISFGGPVAHLGYFQTEFVQRRRWLSDADYADLVALCQFLPGPASSQVGYAIGLREGGFVGGLLAWVGFTLPSAVLMIGFALGVVALGDVSRAGWVVGLKLAAVAVVVQAIWGMAVKLCPDVPRAALAVGAAALLVFTTGALWQVVAILLGGVVGWILFRQEAGNAPRAVSAEGRGILLPGWGWLLVFAVGLFGLPALVKAGVGGEILTVFDGFYRAGSLVFGGGHVVLPLLDAFTVGRDWIEVEVFLAGYGAAQALPGPLFAFSSFLGASISTGPGGVVGGVWALLAIYVPSWLLILGAMPYWEKLRQVPAAQAALKGTNAAVVGLLLAALIDPIWPAAMTSPLRIVVAAAALAALKFTKLPPWALVLACGGLGAVLF, translated from the coding sequence ATGGCCGATCGACGTGTTACCCTGCCGGAGTTGTTTTGGTGTTTCCTCAAACTGGGCTGCATTTCCTTTGGCGGACCGGTGGCGCACCTCGGATATTTTCAAACCGAGTTTGTGCAGCGGCGGCGGTGGCTGAGTGACGCGGACTACGCGGACTTGGTGGCGCTGTGTCAGTTCTTGCCCGGGCCGGCGAGCAGTCAGGTGGGTTACGCGATCGGGCTGCGTGAGGGGGGCTTTGTCGGCGGGCTGCTGGCGTGGGTGGGTTTCACGCTGCCGTCGGCGGTGTTGATGATCGGCTTTGCCCTGGGGGTGGTGGCACTGGGCGACGTGAGTCGGGCGGGCTGGGTGGTGGGCCTGAAACTCGCGGCGGTGGCCGTGGTGGTGCAGGCGATTTGGGGCATGGCGGTCAAGCTGTGTCCCGACGTGCCGCGGGCTGCGTTGGCCGTGGGCGCGGCGGCGCTGCTGGTGTTCACCACCGGGGCACTGTGGCAAGTGGTGGCGATCTTGCTCGGCGGGGTGGTGGGCTGGATCCTGTTCCGTCAGGAGGCGGGAAACGCGCCGCGCGCCGTGAGTGCGGAGGGTCGCGGCATCCTGTTGCCGGGTTGGGGGTGGCTGCTTGTGTTTGCGGTCGGGTTATTCGGCCTGCCGGCCCTGGTGAAAGCGGGCGTCGGCGGCGAGATACTGACGGTCTTCGATGGGTTTTATCGTGCCGGCTCGCTGGTCTTTGGCGGCGGGCATGTCGTGTTGCCGTTGCTCGATGCCTTTACGGTCGGGCGTGACTGGATCGAAGTGGAGGTTTTCCTGGCGGGTTACGGAGCGGCGCAGGCCTTGCCGGGGCCGTTGTTTGCGTTCTCGAGTTTCCTCGGCGCTTCGATCTCCACTGGTCCGGGCGGCGTGGTCGGCGGGGTATGGGCGCTGCTGGCGATCTACGTGCCGTCCTGGTTGCTGATCCTGGGCGCGATGCCGTATTGGGAGAAGTTGCGGCAGGTGCCGGCGGCGCAGGCTGCGCTGAAAGGCACCAATGCGGCGGTGGTGGGCCTGTTGCTCGCCGCGCTCATCGATCCCATTTGGCCAGCGGCGATGACTTCACCCCTGCGCATCGTCGTGGCGGCGGCCGCCCTTGCCGCGCTGAAGTTCACCAAGCTTCCGCCTTGGGCTTTGGTGCTCGCCTGCGGCGGGCTGGGGGCGGTGCTGTTTTAA